The following coding sequences are from one Triticum dicoccoides isolate Atlit2015 ecotype Zavitan chromosome 4A, WEW_v2.0, whole genome shotgun sequence window:
- the LOC119285093 gene encoding calmodulin-lysine N-methyltransferase-like: MHIRPRLNRCFSRKNKLNQTSRAPCPVPMGSSSPSPSPEPPQSSAPADGASNASLRWHILRRALLSRSASPRASEGTSNDPQEKGDTNKISRKTSRSFNLFECHTVPISQLNKSQGDSLNGNENGVECQRDVYVCYKLPCGGSPELNVIYRRDDSLELNDIEASNRFNIDTTGLVCCWPSEEVLAFYCINHSDMFRSKRVLELGAGYGLAGLVIAASVNAGEVVISDGNPQVVGYIQQNISINAETFGQTKVKPMTLHWDQEHASDMLNSFDIIVASDCTFFKQFHQSLARTVKSLLKHSETSQAIFLSPKRGDSLNKFLDIIKEYDLCYELIENYDPTVWNLHKSYLAGDDTSWPNYNEEHCYPLLVRITFGDFV; this comes from the exons ATGCACATACGACCGCGTCTGAATCGATGCTTCTCGAGGAAAAACAAACTGAACCAGACATCTCGGGCTCCCTGCCCAGTCCCCATGGGATCCTCCTCCCCTtccccgtcgccggagccgccgcagtCGTCCGCTCCTGCGGATGGAGCCTCCAATGCCAGCCTGCGGTGGCACATCCTCCGCCGCGCCCTGCTCTCTCGCTCCGCCTCTCCCCGCGCATCAG AGGGAACTTCTAATGACCCGCAGGAGAAAGGTGATACCAACAAAATTTCAAGGAAGACGTCGCGTAGTTTTAATCTGTTCGAGTGTCACACAGTGCCGATTTCACAGTTAAATAAATCACAAGGAGATTCATTAAATGGAAATGAAAATGGTGTGGAATGCCAAAGAGATGTCTATGTTTGTTATAAGCTGCCCTGTGGAGGTTCACCGGAACTTAATGTAAT ATACAGAAGAGATGATTCCCTGGAACTAAATGACATTGAAGCTTCCAACAGATTCAATATTGACACTACTGGACTTGTAT GTTGTTGGCCGTCTGAAGAGGTCCTTGCCTTCTACTGTATCAACCATTCAGATATGTTCAG GTCTAAAAGGGTGCTTGAACTTGGAGCTGGTTATGGATTGGCGGGACTTGTTATTGCAGCCAGTGTAAATGCTGGCGAGGTTGTTATTTCTGATGGAAACCCACAAGTAGTTGGAT ATATCCAGCAGAACATATCCATCAATGCAGAAACTTTTGGTCAAACGAAAGTTAAACCTATGACACTGCACTGGGATCAAGAGCATGCTTCAGACATGTTGAACTCTTTTGACATCATTGTTGCAAGTGACTG TACATTTTTCAAGCAATTCCATCAAAGTCTTGCCCGGACAGTCAAATCTTTGTTGAAGCATTCAGAGACCTCGCAGGCTATCTTTCTGAGCCCGAAGAGAGGTGATTCACTCAACAAGTTCCTAGACATAATCAAAGAATATGATTTATGTTATGAGTTGATAGAGAACTATGATCCCACTGTCTGGAATCTGCACAAAAGCTATTTGGCGGGAGATGACACATCGTGGCCCAACTATAACGAGGAGCATTGCTACCCTTTGTTGGTCAGAATTACCTTTGGAGATTTTGTTTGA